A single genomic interval of Nomascus leucogenys isolate Asia chromosome 3, Asia_NLE_v1, whole genome shotgun sequence harbors:
- the ITPRIP gene encoding LOW QUALITY PROTEIN: inositol 1,4,5-trisphosphate receptor-interacting protein (The sequence of the model RefSeq protein was modified relative to this genomic sequence to represent the inferred CDS: deleted 2 bases in 1 codon) translates to MAMGLFRVCLVVVTAIINHPLLFPRENATVPENEEEIIRKMQAHQEKLQLEQLRLEEEVARLAAEKEALEQVAEEGRQQNETRVAWDLWSTLCMILFLMIEVWRQDHQEGPSPECLGGEEDELPGLGGAALQGLTLANKATLGHFYERCIRGATADAARTREFLEGFVDDLLEALRSLCNRDTDMEVEDFIGVDSMYENWQVDRPLLCHLFVPFTPPEPYRFHPELWCSGRSVPLDRQGYGQIKVVRADGDTLSCICGKTKLGEDMLCLLHGRNSMAPPCSNMENLLCATDSLYLDKMQVMKWFQTALTRAWHGIAHKYEFDLAFGQLDSPGSLKIKFRSGKFMPFNLIPVIQCDDSDLYFVSHLPREPSEGTPTSSTDWLLSFAVYERHFLRTTLKALPEGACHLSCLQIASFLLSKQSRLTGPSGLSSYHLKTALLHLLLLRQAADWKAGQLDARLHELLCFLEKSLLEKKLHHFFIGNRKVPEAMGLPEAVLRAEPLNLFRPFVLQRSLYRKTLDSFYEMLKNAPALISEYSLHVPSDRQPTPKS, encoded by the exons ATGGCCATGGGGCTCTTTCGCGTGTGTCTGGTGGTAGTGACGGCCATCATCAACCACCCGCTGCTGTTCCCGCGGGAGAACGCCACGGTCCCCGAGAACGAGGAGGAGATCATCCGCAAGATGCAGGCGCACCAGGAGAAGCTGCAGCTGGAGCAGCTGcgcctggaggaggaggtggctcGGCTGGCGGCCGAGAAGGAGGCACTGGAGCAGGTGGCGGAGGAGGGCAGGCAGCAGAACGAGACACGCGTGGCCTGGGACCTCTGGAGCACCCTCTGCATGATCCTCTTCCTGATGATCGAGGTGTGGCGGCAGGACCACCAGGAGGGGCCCTCACCTGAGTGCCTGGGCGGTGAGGAGGATGAGCTGCCTGGGCTGGGAGGCGCCGCCTTGCAGGGCCtcaccctggccaacaaggcCACGCTTGGCCACTTTTATGAGCGCTGCATCCGGGGGGCCACGGCCGATGCAGCCCGTACCCGGGAGTTCCTGGAAGGCTTCGTGGATGACTTGCTGGAAGCCCTGAGGAGCCTCTGCAACCGGGACACCGACATGGAGGTGGAGGACTTCATTGGCGTGGACAGCATGTACGAGAACTGGCAGGTGGACAGGCCGCTGCTGTGCCACCTTTTCGTGCCCTTCACACCCCCCGAACCCTACCGCTTCCACCCAGAGCTCTGGTGCTCCGGCCGCTCAGTGCCCCTGGATCGCCAGGGCTACGGCCAGATCAAGGTGGTCCGCGCCGATGGGGACACACTGAGCTGCATCTGCGGCAAGACCAAGCTCGGGGAAGACATGCTGTGTCTCCTGCACGGCAGGAACAGCATGGCGCctccttgcagcaacatggagaaCCTGCTGTGTGCCACAGATTCCCTGTACCTGGACAAGATGCAGGTCATGAAGTGGTTCCAGACGGCCCTCACCAGAGCCTGGCACGGCATTGCCCACAAGTATGAGTTCGACCTGGCCTTTGGCCAGCTGGACAGCCCGGGCTCCCTGAAGATCAAGTTCCGTTCAGGGAAGTTCATGCCCTTCAACCTGATTCCTGTGATCCAGTGTGATGACTCGGACCTGTACTTTGTCTCCCACCTTCCCAGGGAGCCCTCTGAGGGCACCCCAACCTCCAGCACAGACTGGCTCCTGTCCTTTGCTGTCTACGAGCGACACTTCCTCAGGACGACACTAAAGGCGCTGCCCGAGGGCGCCTGCCACCTCAGCTGCCTGCAGATAGCCTCCTTCCTGCTCTCCAAGCAGAGCCGCCTGACCGGCCCCAGCGGGCTCAGCAGCTACCACCTGAAGACGGCCCTACTGCACCTCCTACTCCTCCGGCAGGCTGCTGACTGGAAGGCGGGGCAGCTGGATGCTCGTCTGCACGAGTTGCTGTGCTTCCTGGAGAAGAGCTTGCTCGAGAAGAAGCTCCACCACTTCTTCATTGGCAACCGCAAGGTGCCTGAGGCCATGGGACTCCCAGAGGCCGTGCTCAGAGCCGAGCCCCTCAACCTCTTCCGGCCCTTCGTCCTGCAGCGAAGCCTTTACCGTAAGACACTGGACTCCTTCTATGAGATGCTCAAGAATGCCCCAGCGCTCATTAGCGAGTATTCCCTACATGTCCCCTCAGAC CGCCAGCCTACCCCAAAAAGCTGA